In a single window of the Anabas testudineus chromosome 17, fAnaTes1.2, whole genome shotgun sequence genome:
- the LOC113172135 gene encoding acyl-coenzyme A thioesterase 11-like isoform X2: MTSRVPSYLEKDEDEEEEEDEEEMINATEVKMSQIVMPCHSNHRQELSVGQLLKWMDSTACLSAERHAGSPCVTASMDDIHFEHTISVGQVVNIKAKVNRAFNTSMEVGIQVSCEDLFSDRHWRVCHAYATFVTQRTNTGQKVILKPIIPHTQKEQVEYSLAAERRRVRMVHDDIIKDLLSHGSDQQVDNLTVGNAVAAEKTRVESVELVLPPHANHQVNTFGGQIMAWMVNVAMIAASRLCQAHPTLRTIDMFTFRGPSQVGDRLLLRAIVNNAFKNSMEVGVRAEAYQEEGSNRHINSAFMTFEVLDNHGKPCTLPRIRPEPLEGERRFQEAIARKKIRLDRKYIISCKQSDIPLSVPWDPTNQVYLSYNNVSALKMLAARNCWRLSSEKDKVHLYTLEQKSMLSFRVQAEVHVPADRAFGLLAELSNRPSWDKHYQ, encoded by the exons ATGACTTCTAGAGTGCCAAGTTATCTGGAgaaagatgaggatgaagaagaggaggaagacgaagaAGAGATGATCAACGCGACAGAGGTGAAAATGAGTCAGATCGTGATGCCCTGTCACAGCAATCACAGACAGGAGCTGAGTGTGGGACAACTGCTCAAATGGATGGACTCCACCGCCTGCctctctg CTGAGAGGCATGCTGGATCTCCCTGTGTCACTGCTTCGATGGATGACATCCACTTTGAACACACCATCAG TGTGGGTCAGGTGGTCAACATCAAGGCAAAGGTCAACCGAGCATTTAACACCAGCATGGAG GTGGGTATCCAGGTGAGCTGCGAGGACCTGTTCTCTGATCGTCACTGGCGGGTGTGCCACGCCTACGCCACCTTTGTTACCCAGCGCACAAACACTGGACAAAAG GTAATATTGAAGCCCATCATACCTCACACTCAGAAGGAGCAAGTTGAATACAGCTTAGCAGCTGAGAGACGGAGGGTCAGAATGGTGcatgatgacatcatcaaagATCTGCTCTCCCATGGATCTGATCAGCAGG tTGACAACTTGACAGTTGGCAATGCAGTAGCAGCAGAGAAGACCAGGGTGGAGAGTGTTGAACTTGTTTTACCTCCACATGCTAACCATCAG GTGAATACATTTGGAGGACAGATCATGGCCTGGATGGTGAATGTAGCTATGATTGCTGCcag TCGTCTGTGTCAGGCTCATCCGACTCTTCGAACCATCGACATGTTTACTTTCAGAGGACCTTCTCAAGTTGGAGACAGGTTGCTGCTGAGGGCTATAGTCAACAATGCCTTCAAAAACAG cATGGAGGTGGGGGTGCGAGCTGAGGCCTACCAGGAGGAGGGGTCTAACAGACACATAAACTCTGCCTTCATGACCTTTGAGGTGCTTGACAATCATGGGAAGCCATGTACGTTGCCACGGATACGACCAGAACCCCTT GAAGGGGAGAGAAGATTTCAAGAAGCCATAGCCAGGAAGAAGATCCGACTGGATAG aAAGTACATCATTTCTTGCAAGCAGAGTGacattcctctctctgtacccTGGGACCCCACAAACCAG GTGTATCTGAGCTATAACAATGTGTCAGCTCTGAAGATGTTGGCTGCTAGAAACTGCTGGCGCCTCAGCTCAGAGAAGGATAAG GTTCATCTTTACACCCTCGAGCAGAAGTCCATGTTGAGTTTTAGGGTCCAAGCAGAGGTGCACGTTCCTGCTGACAGAGCCTTTGGTCTCCTGGCGGAGCTGAGCAACAGACCGAGCTGGGACAAACACTATCAGTGA
- the LOC113172135 gene encoding acyl-coenzyme A thioesterase 11-like isoform X3 encodes MVGLEFVCPTGQGARSSAAKMTSRVPSYLEKDEDEEEEEDEEEMINATEVKMSQIVMPCHSNHRQELSVGQLLKWMDSTACLSAERHAGSPCVTASMDDIHFEHTISVGQVVNIKAKVNRAFNTSMEVGIQVSCEDLFSDRHWRVCHAYATFVTQRTNTGQKVILKPIIPHTQKEQVEYSLAAERRRVRMVHDDIIKDLLSHGSDQQVDNLTVGNAVAAEKTRVESVELVLPPHANHQVNTFGGQIMAWMVNVAMIAASRLCQAHPTLRTIDMFTFRGPSQVGDRLLLRAIVNNAFKNSMEVGVRAEAYQEEGSNRHINSAFMTFEVLDNHGKPCTLPRIRPEPLEGERRFQEAIARKKIRLDRKYIISCKQSDIPLSVPWDPTNQVHLYTLEQKSMLSFRVQAEVHVPADRAFGLLAELSNRPSWDKHYQ; translated from the exons ATGGTTGGATTAGAGTTTGTCTGCCCCACAGGGCAGGGGGCTCGAAGCTCAG CTGCAAAGATGACTTCTAGAGTGCCAAGTTATCTGGAgaaagatgaggatgaagaagaggaggaagacgaagaAGAGATGATCAACGCGACAGAGGTGAAAATGAGTCAGATCGTGATGCCCTGTCACAGCAATCACAGACAGGAGCTGAGTGTGGGACAACTGCTCAAATGGATGGACTCCACCGCCTGCctctctg CTGAGAGGCATGCTGGATCTCCCTGTGTCACTGCTTCGATGGATGACATCCACTTTGAACACACCATCAG TGTGGGTCAGGTGGTCAACATCAAGGCAAAGGTCAACCGAGCATTTAACACCAGCATGGAG GTGGGTATCCAGGTGAGCTGCGAGGACCTGTTCTCTGATCGTCACTGGCGGGTGTGCCACGCCTACGCCACCTTTGTTACCCAGCGCACAAACACTGGACAAAAG GTAATATTGAAGCCCATCATACCTCACACTCAGAAGGAGCAAGTTGAATACAGCTTAGCAGCTGAGAGACGGAGGGTCAGAATGGTGcatgatgacatcatcaaagATCTGCTCTCCCATGGATCTGATCAGCAGG tTGACAACTTGACAGTTGGCAATGCAGTAGCAGCAGAGAAGACCAGGGTGGAGAGTGTTGAACTTGTTTTACCTCCACATGCTAACCATCAG GTGAATACATTTGGAGGACAGATCATGGCCTGGATGGTGAATGTAGCTATGATTGCTGCcag TCGTCTGTGTCAGGCTCATCCGACTCTTCGAACCATCGACATGTTTACTTTCAGAGGACCTTCTCAAGTTGGAGACAGGTTGCTGCTGAGGGCTATAGTCAACAATGCCTTCAAAAACAG cATGGAGGTGGGGGTGCGAGCTGAGGCCTACCAGGAGGAGGGGTCTAACAGACACATAAACTCTGCCTTCATGACCTTTGAGGTGCTTGACAATCATGGGAAGCCATGTACGTTGCCACGGATACGACCAGAACCCCTT GAAGGGGAGAGAAGATTTCAAGAAGCCATAGCCAGGAAGAAGATCCGACTGGATAG aAAGTACATCATTTCTTGCAAGCAGAGTGacattcctctctctgtacccTGGGACCCCACAAACCAG GTTCATCTTTACACCCTCGAGCAGAAGTCCATGTTGAGTTTTAGGGTCCAAGCAGAGGTGCACGTTCCTGCTGACAGAGCCTTTGGTCTCCTGGCGGAGCTGAGCAACAGACCGAGCTGGGACAAACACTATCAGTGA
- the LOC113172135 gene encoding acyl-coenzyme A thioesterase 11-like isoform X1 — protein sequence MVGLEFVCPTGQGARSSAAKMTSRVPSYLEKDEDEEEEEDEEEMINATEVKMSQIVMPCHSNHRQELSVGQLLKWMDSTACLSAERHAGSPCVTASMDDIHFEHTISVGQVVNIKAKVNRAFNTSMEVGIQVSCEDLFSDRHWRVCHAYATFVTQRTNTGQKVILKPIIPHTQKEQVEYSLAAERRRVRMVHDDIIKDLLSHGSDQQVDNLTVGNAVAAEKTRVESVELVLPPHANHQVNTFGGQIMAWMVNVAMIAASRLCQAHPTLRTIDMFTFRGPSQVGDRLLLRAIVNNAFKNSMEVGVRAEAYQEEGSNRHINSAFMTFEVLDNHGKPCTLPRIRPEPLEGERRFQEAIARKKIRLDRKYIISCKQSDIPLSVPWDPTNQVYLSYNNVSALKMLAARNCWRLSSEKDKVHLYTLEQKSMLSFRVQAEVHVPADRAFGLLAELSNRPSWDKHYQ from the exons ATGGTTGGATTAGAGTTTGTCTGCCCCACAGGGCAGGGGGCTCGAAGCTCAG CTGCAAAGATGACTTCTAGAGTGCCAAGTTATCTGGAgaaagatgaggatgaagaagaggaggaagacgaagaAGAGATGATCAACGCGACAGAGGTGAAAATGAGTCAGATCGTGATGCCCTGTCACAGCAATCACAGACAGGAGCTGAGTGTGGGACAACTGCTCAAATGGATGGACTCCACCGCCTGCctctctg CTGAGAGGCATGCTGGATCTCCCTGTGTCACTGCTTCGATGGATGACATCCACTTTGAACACACCATCAG TGTGGGTCAGGTGGTCAACATCAAGGCAAAGGTCAACCGAGCATTTAACACCAGCATGGAG GTGGGTATCCAGGTGAGCTGCGAGGACCTGTTCTCTGATCGTCACTGGCGGGTGTGCCACGCCTACGCCACCTTTGTTACCCAGCGCACAAACACTGGACAAAAG GTAATATTGAAGCCCATCATACCTCACACTCAGAAGGAGCAAGTTGAATACAGCTTAGCAGCTGAGAGACGGAGGGTCAGAATGGTGcatgatgacatcatcaaagATCTGCTCTCCCATGGATCTGATCAGCAGG tTGACAACTTGACAGTTGGCAATGCAGTAGCAGCAGAGAAGACCAGGGTGGAGAGTGTTGAACTTGTTTTACCTCCACATGCTAACCATCAG GTGAATACATTTGGAGGACAGATCATGGCCTGGATGGTGAATGTAGCTATGATTGCTGCcag TCGTCTGTGTCAGGCTCATCCGACTCTTCGAACCATCGACATGTTTACTTTCAGAGGACCTTCTCAAGTTGGAGACAGGTTGCTGCTGAGGGCTATAGTCAACAATGCCTTCAAAAACAG cATGGAGGTGGGGGTGCGAGCTGAGGCCTACCAGGAGGAGGGGTCTAACAGACACATAAACTCTGCCTTCATGACCTTTGAGGTGCTTGACAATCATGGGAAGCCATGTACGTTGCCACGGATACGACCAGAACCCCTT GAAGGGGAGAGAAGATTTCAAGAAGCCATAGCCAGGAAGAAGATCCGACTGGATAG aAAGTACATCATTTCTTGCAAGCAGAGTGacattcctctctctgtacccTGGGACCCCACAAACCAG GTGTATCTGAGCTATAACAATGTGTCAGCTCTGAAGATGTTGGCTGCTAGAAACTGCTGGCGCCTCAGCTCAGAGAAGGATAAG GTTCATCTTTACACCCTCGAGCAGAAGTCCATGTTGAGTTTTAGGGTCCAAGCAGAGGTGCACGTTCCTGCTGACAGAGCCTTTGGTCTCCTGGCGGAGCTGAGCAACAGACCGAGCTGGGACAAACACTATCAGTGA
- the LOC113171850 gene encoding GATOR complex protein DEPDC5-like, with protein MSSSGLTSQLPTTAAGGWSAAALEDFALFQRKWFEVAFVMEERRHCDLPAFLLPWLPSRPASYASRHSSFSRSFGGRSQAAALLAATVPEQKTVTLDVDVNNRSDRN; from the exons ATGTCCTCTTCAGGTCTGACCTCCCAGCTTCCCACCACAGCAGCTGGAGGCTGGTCTGCAGCAGCCCTCGAAGACTTTGCCCTGTTCCAGAGGAAATGGTTTGAGGTGGCTTTTGTGATGGAGGAGCGGCGACACTGTGACCTCCCAGCTTTCCTCCTGCCCTGGCTGCCCAGCCGGCCGGCCTCCTACGCAAGTAGGCACAGCTCGTTCAGCCGCAGCTTTGGAGGACGCAGCCAGGCCGCCGCACTGCTAG CTGCTACAGTCCCTGAGCAGAAGACGGTCACCCTGGATGTGGATGTTAACAACCGCAGCGACAGAAACTGA